One Chromobacterium paludis genomic window carries:
- a CDS encoding GNAT family N-acetyltransferase, whose protein sequence is MTISIIPARPQDAAEIHRFITELAIYERAEHEMVASVADIESSLFGPQAKAQALMCHVDGQLAGFAVYFFSYSTWLGKNGLYLEDLYVTPEMRGAGAGKALLKHLAQLALEQDCGRFEWSVLDWNQPAIDFYQSLGAKPQAEWVRYRLAGDDLRQFALGKETASA, encoded by the coding sequence TTGACCATAAGCATCATCCCCGCCCGGCCGCAAGACGCCGCCGAAATCCACCGTTTCATCACCGAGCTGGCCATTTACGAGCGCGCCGAGCATGAAATGGTGGCCAGCGTCGCCGACATCGAAAGCTCGCTATTCGGCCCGCAGGCCAAGGCCCAGGCGCTGATGTGCCATGTCGATGGCCAGCTGGCCGGCTTCGCCGTCTATTTCTTCAGCTACTCCACCTGGCTGGGCAAAAACGGCCTCTATCTGGAAGACTTGTACGTCACGCCGGAAATGCGCGGCGCCGGCGCAGGCAAGGCGCTGCTGAAGCACCTGGCGCAACTGGCGCTGGAACAGGACTGCGGCCGCTTTGAATGGAGCGTGCTGGACTGGAACCAGCCGGCCATAGACTTCTATCAGTCCCTGGGCGCCAAGCCGCAGGCCGAATGGGTGCGCTACCGCCTGGCCGGCGACGATCTGCGCCAGTTCGCCCTGGGAAAAGAAACCGCAAGCGCCTGA
- a CDS encoding ABC transporter permease produces MKQFVSSRPALAGLPLLFLFLLAVLPLARLLAEGGLQFSPGLLSDAYLRWRLLWSLGQAAASALLCLLLGAPLAWLLARYHFPGRFLLLRLLMLPFVMPTLVAAMGVLALFGPQGLFGVNLQDTPWLLLYGNLFFNLPLVVRAGCDGFAQTPASRLAAARTLGATPWRTFWRVEWPAALPWLLSSLCLVFLYCFSGFGLALILGGQRYTTLEVEIYTLVAYELNLADAGALALVVLTVCGGMAALYAWLARRLATAAKVEPLPLRPAASLKEKLALAAALAALLLFAGLPLLAVLWRGLAAASGWSALWDDDVRLALWNSARFTGLTVLAAGALGLAHAFACGRSLAMRALIFLPFVASPVCVAFGLLLLYPQWSAALALLLGAYALLAYPFVAKALLTALDGQPPHWNASARSLGAGPWRVFRRVQWPLLQPALRRGLAFAAATAVGEFAVTLFLSRPEWLTLTTLIYQKLGKPGAANADAAMQLSCLLMLLACVAFWIIETAGGAGSWEDRRADAAKPE; encoded by the coding sequence TTGAAGCAGTTTGTTTCATCCAGGCCGGCGCTCGCCGGCTTGCCCCTGCTGTTTCTATTCCTGTTGGCCGTCTTGCCCTTGGCTCGCTTGCTGGCCGAGGGCGGCCTGCAGTTCAGCCCCGGCTTGTTGAGCGATGCCTATCTGCGCTGGCGCTTGTTGTGGTCGCTGGGCCAGGCCGCGGCCAGCGCCTTGCTGTGCCTGCTGCTGGGCGCGCCGCTGGCCTGGCTGCTGGCGCGCTACCATTTCCCCGGCCGCTTCCTGTTGTTGCGCCTGCTGATGCTGCCCTTCGTCATGCCCACCCTGGTGGCGGCGATGGGCGTGCTGGCCTTGTTCGGCCCGCAGGGACTGTTTGGCGTCAATCTGCAGGACACGCCGTGGCTGCTGCTGTACGGCAATCTGTTCTTCAATCTGCCGCTGGTGGTGCGCGCCGGCTGCGATGGCTTCGCCCAGACGCCGGCCAGCCGGCTGGCCGCCGCGCGCACGCTGGGCGCCACGCCATGGCGGACCTTCTGGCGCGTGGAATGGCCGGCGGCGCTGCCCTGGCTCTTGTCCAGCCTGTGCCTGGTGTTTCTGTATTGCTTCTCCGGCTTCGGCCTGGCGCTGATCTTGGGCGGCCAGCGCTATACCACGCTGGAGGTGGAAATCTACACCCTGGTGGCTTACGAGCTGAACCTGGCCGACGCCGGCGCGCTGGCGCTCGTGGTGCTGACAGTGTGCGGCGGCATGGCCGCGCTGTACGCCTGGCTGGCGCGGCGGCTGGCGACCGCGGCCAAGGTCGAGCCCTTGCCTTTGCGGCCGGCTGCCAGCTTGAAGGAAAAGCTGGCTTTGGCCGCCGCGCTGGCCGCGCTGCTGCTGTTCGCCGGCCTGCCTTTGCTGGCGGTGCTGTGGCGCGGCCTGGCCGCCGCGTCCGGCTGGTCCGCCTTGTGGGATGACGACGTCCGGCTGGCCTTGTGGAACAGCGCGCGCTTCACCGGGCTGACCGTGCTGGCGGCCGGCGCGCTGGGCCTGGCCCACGCTTTTGCCTGCGGCCGCAGCCTGGCCATGCGCGCGCTGATTTTCCTGCCTTTCGTCGCCTCGCCAGTGTGCGTGGCTTTCGGCCTCTTGCTGCTGTATCCGCAATGGAGCGCCGCGCTGGCCTTGTTGCTGGGCGCTTACGCCTTGCTGGCTTACCCCTTCGTCGCCAAGGCGCTGCTGACGGCGCTGGACGGCCAGCCGCCACACTGGAACGCCTCCGCGCGCAGCCTGGGGGCCGGGCCGTGGCGGGTGTTCCGCCGCGTGCAGTGGCCGCTGCTGCAGCCGGCCTTGCGCCGCGGACTGGCCTTCGCCGCCGCCACGGCGGTGGGCGAGTTCGCCGTCACCTTGTTCCTGTCTCGCCCGGAATGGCTGACGCTGACCACGCTGATCTACCAGAAGCTGGGCAAGCCCGGCGCGGCCAACGCCGACGCGGCGATGCAGTTGTCTTGCCTGCTGATGCTGCTGGCCTGCGTCGCGTTCTGGATCATAGAAACCGCCGGAGGCGCCGGCTCATGGGAGGACCGCCGTGCTGACGCTGCGAAACCTGAATAA
- a CDS encoding LysR family transcriptional regulator, translating into MNVSLRQLRVFRRVAEQGGFSRAGDELGLTQPAVSRAVRELEEALGLRLLDRTTREVALTELGARLLPKLARALDALDEVLETARKEGGQAMGAVHVASSPTLSASLMPAIIAASRERFPQLSLHLQDQVQRLNVEAVRGGAADFGLVVESADCDDLEQETVLGDDFWLVCRADHRLAAQDEVEWGQLDGEALTLLDGSSGSRPLIDELLRRHGLNCPVAQQLGHSHSVFRMVAAGIGVSVSPGLALPFPEGSGLRALPLRPRASRRIVLIRRRNRTLSPAAESLWRLVLDMREDLQRLARAVCGPA; encoded by the coding sequence ATGAACGTGAGTTTGCGCCAGCTGCGCGTGTTCCGGCGCGTCGCCGAGCAGGGCGGCTTCAGCCGCGCCGGGGACGAACTGGGTCTGACCCAGCCCGCCGTCAGCCGCGCGGTGAGGGAGCTGGAGGAGGCCTTGGGACTGCGGCTGCTGGACCGCACTACGCGCGAGGTGGCGCTGACCGAGCTGGGCGCGCGGCTACTGCCCAAGCTGGCGCGCGCCCTGGACGCGCTGGACGAGGTGCTGGAGACGGCGCGCAAGGAGGGCGGGCAGGCCATGGGCGCGGTGCATGTGGCCAGCAGCCCCACGCTGTCCGCCAGCCTGATGCCGGCCATCATCGCCGCCAGCCGCGAGCGCTTTCCCCAGCTAAGCCTGCATCTGCAAGACCAGGTGCAGCGGCTCAATGTGGAGGCGGTGCGCGGCGGCGCGGCGGACTTCGGCCTGGTGGTGGAGTCTGCCGATTGCGACGATCTGGAGCAGGAAACCGTGCTCGGCGACGATTTCTGGCTGGTGTGCCGCGCCGATCACCGGCTGGCCGCGCAAGATGAAGTCGAATGGGGGCAGCTGGACGGCGAGGCGCTCACCCTGTTGGATGGCAGTTCCGGCAGCCGGCCGCTGATAGACGAGCTGTTGCGCCGGCATGGTCTGAATTGCCCGGTGGCGCAGCAACTGGGCCATTCCCACTCCGTGTTCCGCATGGTGGCGGCCGGCATCGGCGTCAGCGTCTCCCCCGGCCTGGCCCTGCCATTTCCGGAAGGCAGCGGTTTGCGCGCCTTGCCGCTGCGGCCGCGCGCCAGCCGCCGCATCGTACTGATCCGCCGCCGCAACCGCACTTTGTCTCCCGCGGCGGAAAGCCTGTGGCGCTTGGTGTTGGACATGCGCGAGGACCTGCAGCGGCTGGCGCGGGCGGTGTGCGGGCCTGCTTAG
- a CDS encoding ABC transporter ATP-binding protein, with protein sequence MLTLRNLNKRFGARVVADDVSLSVAAGETMALLGPSGCGKSTLLKMIAGLERPDGGELRFDGADLAKLPPERRGFALMFQDFALFPHLDVLGNAMFGLIEQGLPKRDAEAQARAMLARVGLAEHAGRKVWTLSGGEQQRVALARALATQPRLLLLDEPFSSLDADLRRQLQRDFRGLLREAGAPVILVTHDREEAFALADRVAVLKDGRLLQCDAPQRLLAAPADAWLARFIGYENVLAHAVAPPQALLLGDDQPPAHILELTWLPDGARLKVAAQAGELVLSLSAREAARWQASLFVGGEIGVGLDPARLLPLQA encoded by the coding sequence GTGCTGACGCTGCGAAACCTGAATAAGCGCTTCGGCGCGCGCGTGGTGGCGGACGACGTCTCCCTGAGCGTCGCCGCCGGCGAAACCATGGCCCTGCTGGGGCCGTCCGGCTGCGGCAAGAGCACCTTGCTGAAGATGATAGCCGGGCTGGAGCGGCCGGATGGCGGCGAGCTGCGCTTCGACGGCGCGGATCTGGCGAAGCTGCCGCCGGAGCGGCGCGGCTTCGCGCTGATGTTCCAGGACTTCGCCTTGTTTCCGCATTTGGACGTGCTGGGCAACGCCATGTTCGGCCTGATCGAACAAGGCCTGCCCAAGCGCGACGCCGAGGCGCAGGCGCGGGCCATGCTGGCGCGGGTGGGCTTGGCCGAGCATGCCGGGCGCAAGGTGTGGACGCTGTCCGGCGGCGAGCAGCAGCGCGTGGCGCTGGCGCGCGCGCTGGCGACGCAGCCGCGGCTGCTCTTGCTGGACGAGCCGTTTTCCAGCCTGGACGCGGACTTGCGCCGGCAACTGCAGCGCGACTTCCGCGGCCTGCTGCGCGAGGCCGGCGCGCCTGTCATCCTCGTCACCCATGACCGCGAGGAGGCCTTCGCGTTGGCCGACCGGGTGGCGGTGCTGAAGGACGGCCGGCTGCTGCAATGCGACGCGCCGCAGCGGCTGCTGGCCGCGCCGGCCGATGCCTGGCTGGCGCGCTTCATCGGCTATGAAAACGTGCTGGCGCATGCAGTGGCGCCGCCGCAGGCGCTGCTGCTGGGCGACGATCAGCCGCCGGCGCACATCCTGGAGCTGACCTGGCTGCCGGATGGCGCGCGGCTCAAGGTGGCGGCTCAGGCCGGCGAACTCGTGTTGAGCCTGTCCGCGCGCGAGGCCGCGCGCTGGCAGGCGTCGCTGTTTGTCGGCGGCGAGATAGGCGTGGGGCTGGACCCGGCGCGCTTGTTGCCGCTGCAGGCTTAA
- a CDS encoding serine hydrolase, with protein sequence MIKKIASLLISAALSVPVMAAPPQGVMVASEMSGYGAPRLNSRSVLVINGNTGETLYEKNTHQRMPIASISKLMTAMVLLDSGAPLDERVTVSDAEIDRVKHTTSRLAVGTTLSRKEMLLLALMSSENRAAATLARTTFPGGTAAFVEKMNRKARSLGMTETVFHDPTGLDVRNTSTAADLAKMVQAADDYPLIREFTTTEQHQIVSVRKRVLQYRNSNALVREGDWDIAVQKTGYIQEAGRCMVLQAVVGSQPLIIVLLDAGASSARVHDAKNIKTWLESHPGSWLAG encoded by the coding sequence ATGATCAAGAAAATCGCAAGTCTGCTGATATCGGCGGCCCTGTCCGTTCCGGTAATGGCGGCTCCGCCCCAGGGCGTGATGGTGGCCAGCGAAATGTCCGGCTACGGCGCCCCGCGGCTGAATTCCCGTTCGGTGCTGGTCATCAACGGCAACACCGGCGAAACGCTGTACGAGAAGAACACCCATCAGCGCATGCCCATCGCCTCCATCAGCAAGCTGATGACAGCCATGGTGCTGCTGGACTCCGGCGCGCCGCTGGACGAACGAGTCACGGTGTCCGACGCCGAAATAGACCGCGTCAAGCACACCACCTCGCGCCTAGCCGTCGGCACCACGCTGAGCCGCAAGGAAATGCTGCTGCTGGCGCTGATGTCGTCGGAAAACCGCGCCGCCGCCACCTTGGCGCGCACCACCTTTCCCGGCGGCACCGCCGCCTTTGTCGAGAAAATGAACCGCAAAGCGCGCAGCCTGGGCATGACGGAAACCGTATTCCACGACCCTACCGGCCTGGACGTGCGCAACACCTCCACCGCGGCCGATCTGGCCAAAATGGTGCAGGCCGCCGACGATTACCCGCTGATCCGCGAGTTCACCACCACCGAGCAGCACCAGATCGTCTCCGTGCGCAAGCGCGTGCTGCAGTACCGCAACAGCAACGCCCTGGTGCGCGAAGGCGACTGGGACATCGCGGTGCAGAAGACCGGCTACATCCAGGAGGCCGGCCGCTGCATGGTGTTGCAGGCCGTGGTCGGCTCCCAGCCCTTGATCATCGTGCTGCTGGACGCCGGCGCCAGCTCGGCCCGCGTGCATGACGCCAAGAACATCAAGACCTGGCTGGAATCCCACCCTGGCAGCTGGCTGGCCGGCTGA
- a CDS encoding low molecular weight protein-tyrosine-phosphatase, translated as MQNQQKIFSILFVCHGNICRSPTAEGVMRAKLEQAGWQACVAVDSAGTHGYHVGEAPDARSAQAAARRGYDLSAQRARQVVDSDFEAFDLILAADSRNLADLRLRCPLHWEDRLHLMLEPLGEGREVPDPYYGGSRGFEDVLDLLEAACDGWLGRLAKTRG; from the coding sequence ATGCAAAACCAGCAAAAAATCTTCTCCATTTTATTCGTCTGCCACGGCAATATCTGCCGCTCCCCAACCGCGGAGGGGGTGATGCGGGCCAAGCTCGAGCAAGCAGGCTGGCAGGCATGCGTCGCGGTGGACTCCGCCGGCACTCACGGCTACCACGTTGGCGAGGCGCCAGACGCGCGCAGCGCGCAGGCGGCGGCGAGGCGCGGCTATGATCTGTCCGCTCAGCGCGCCCGGCAGGTAGTCGATAGCGACTTCGAGGCCTTCGATCTGATCCTGGCGGCGGATAGCCGCAATCTGGCGGATCTGCGCCTCCGCTGCCCCCTGCATTGGGAGGACAGACTGCACCTGATGCTGGAGCCGTTGGGCGAGGGGCGCGAGGTGCCGGACCCGTATTACGGCGGCAGCCGCGGCTTCGAGGACGTGCTGGACTTGCTGGAGGCGGCCTGCGACGGTTGGCTGGGCCGCTTGGCCAAGACGCGAGGCTGA
- a CDS encoding kinase inhibitor: MRTALLIASLLALPLAAHAEGFKLSSQSIADGKPLSLRQVYKGFGCEGGNVSPQLSWSGAPAGAKSFAITVYDPDAPTGSGWWHWTVVNLPASVHSLPEGAGNAGGQLPAGAVQGRTDFGASGFGGACPPVGDKPHRYQFTVWALKTDKLPLDANASGALVGYMLNANVLGKASLTATYGR; this comes from the coding sequence ATGCGCACCGCCTTGTTGATCGCCAGCCTGCTGGCCCTGCCGCTGGCCGCCCACGCCGAAGGTTTCAAACTGAGCAGCCAGAGCATCGCCGACGGCAAGCCGTTGAGCCTGCGCCAAGTCTACAAAGGCTTTGGCTGCGAAGGCGGCAATGTCTCGCCGCAGCTGTCCTGGAGCGGCGCGCCGGCCGGCGCCAAGAGCTTCGCCATCACCGTTTACGACCCGGACGCGCCGACCGGCAGCGGCTGGTGGCACTGGACGGTAGTCAATCTGCCGGCCAGCGTCCACTCACTGCCGGAAGGCGCCGGCAACGCCGGCGGCCAGCTGCCGGCAGGCGCGGTGCAGGGCCGCACCGACTTCGGCGCATCCGGCTTCGGCGGCGCCTGCCCGCCGGTGGGCGACAAGCCGCACCGCTACCAATTCACCGTCTGGGCGCTGAAGACGGACAAGCTGCCGCTGGACGCCAACGCCAGCGGCGCCTTGGTAGGCTATATGCTTAACGCCAACGTCTTGGGCAAGGCCAGCCTCACCGCCACCTACGGCCGCTGA
- a CDS encoding bile acid:sodium symporter family protein, with product MPKLLDSFTLALICTVSLASLLPCSGEAAQIFNIVTNLAIGLLFFLHGAKLSREAVIAGMGHWRLHLTVLACTFALFPVLGLLLKPALSPLVTPELYLGVLYLCMLPSTVQSSIAFTSMAQGNVPAAICSATASNLLGIFITPLLTGWLVIRHNGAAQGMGSALDIVYQLLLPFIAGQIARRGIGHWVDKRKALLKYVDQGSILMVVYTAFSAAVISGLWRQTPPAALAGLLLVNAVLLGLLLGLTTLAGRKLGFSRKDRITILFCGSKKSLASGVPMAKVLFAGHAIGAIVLPLMLFHQIQLMVCAVLAQRFRQQAQRAGQEKSPLAARG from the coding sequence ATGCCGAAGCTGCTGGATTCCTTTACTCTCGCGCTGATCTGCACTGTCTCCCTGGCCAGCCTGCTGCCCTGCTCGGGCGAGGCCGCGCAAATTTTCAACATCGTCACCAATCTGGCGATCGGCCTGCTGTTCTTCCTGCATGGCGCCAAGCTGTCACGCGAGGCAGTGATCGCCGGCATGGGCCACTGGCGGCTGCACCTGACCGTGCTGGCCTGCACCTTCGCGCTGTTTCCCGTCCTTGGCCTGCTGCTGAAACCGGCGCTAAGCCCCCTGGTGACGCCTGAGCTGTATCTGGGCGTGCTGTATCTGTGCATGCTGCCGTCCACCGTGCAGTCATCCATCGCCTTCACCTCGATGGCGCAGGGCAATGTGCCGGCCGCCATCTGCAGCGCCACCGCTTCCAATCTGCTGGGGATTTTCATCACGCCGCTGCTGACGGGCTGGCTGGTGATCCGCCACAACGGCGCGGCCCAGGGCATGGGATCGGCGCTGGACATCGTCTACCAGCTGCTGCTGCCCTTCATCGCCGGGCAGATCGCGCGGCGCGGGATAGGACATTGGGTGGACAAGCGAAAGGCGTTGCTGAAATACGTGGACCAGGGTTCCATTTTGATGGTGGTGTACACCGCCTTCAGCGCGGCGGTGATCAGCGGGCTGTGGCGGCAGACGCCGCCGGCCGCGCTGGCCGGGCTGCTGCTGGTCAACGCCGTCCTGCTGGGCCTGTTGCTGGGGCTGACCACCCTGGCGGGACGCAAGCTGGGCTTCAGCCGAAAGGATAGAATCACCATTTTGTTCTGCGGCTCCAAGAAGAGCCTGGCCAGCGGCGTGCCCATGGCCAAGGTGCTGTTCGCCGGTCACGCCATCGGCGCCATCGTGCTGCCGCTGATGCTGTTCCATCAAATCCAGCTGATGGTGTGCGCGGTGCTGGCGCAGCGTTTTCGCCAGCAGGCGCAGCGCGCCGGGCAAGAAAAATCCCCGCTGGCTGCGCGGGGATAG
- a CDS encoding chemotaxis protein CheB: MALTSRERANKTPLEIVPSHSADVILPRQPGKTPLASQMVIVIGSSTGGTEALRTLLTALPANMPPILVAQHMPEMFTQSFAQRLDSLCRLRVKEAEDSERLQTGTVYIAPGHSHLLIKSAQTIGYSTCLNNGPAVNRHRPSVDVLFRSAANLAGKNAIGIILTGMGRDGANGMLELKQAGAWNIAQDEASCVVFGMPKEAIAIGAAHEVLPLASIAQRLTVLAHQRQATL, encoded by the coding sequence ATGGCCCTGACTTCGCGCGAACGAGCGAACAAGACGCCGCTGGAAATCGTTCCCAGCCACAGCGCGGACGTGATCCTGCCGCGCCAGCCGGGCAAGACGCCGCTGGCAAGCCAGATGGTCATCGTCATCGGCTCCTCCACTGGCGGCACCGAGGCGTTGCGCACCCTGCTGACCGCCTTGCCGGCCAATATGCCGCCGATACTGGTGGCGCAGCACATGCCTGAGATGTTCACCCAGTCATTTGCCCAGCGGCTGGACTCCTTGTGCCGCTTGCGCGTGAAAGAGGCCGAGGATAGCGAACGGCTGCAGACGGGCACGGTTTATATCGCGCCGGGCCACTCCCATCTGCTGATCAAGAGCGCGCAGACCATAGGCTATAGCACCTGCTTGAACAATGGCCCCGCAGTCAATCGTCATCGGCCCTCGGTCGATGTGTTGTTCCGCTCCGCCGCCAATCTGGCGGGCAAGAACGCCATAGGCATCATCCTGACCGGCATGGGAAGAGACGGCGCCAACGGTATGCTGGAGCTGAAGCAGGCCGGGGCCTGGAACATCGCCCAGGATGAGGCCAGCTGCGTGGTGTTCGGCATGCCCAAGGAAGCGATCGCCATCGGCGCCGCCCATGAGGTGCTGCCGCTGGCCAGCATCGCCCAAAGACTGACCGTGCTGGCTCACCAGCGCCAGGCAACCCTATAA
- the uvrB gene encoding excinuclease ABC subunit UvrB has translation MLLTFPDSPFQLNQPFPPAGDQPAAIAQLVEGLSDGLSYQTLLGVTGSGKTYTMANVIAQTGRPAIIMAHNKTLAAQLYSEMREFFPHNAVEYFVSYYDYYQPEAYVPSRDLFIEKDSSINEHIEQMRLSATKSILERPDCIIVATVSAIYGIGDPSDYHQMILHLKEGETTPQRDIISRLTTMQYSRNDMDFGRGTFRVRGDVIDIYPAESSDTALRVSLFDDEVETLTLFDPLTGTTKQRVGRFTVFPSSHYVTPRDTVLRACEQIKDELRSRVEWYQKEGKLVEAQRIEQRTRFDLEMLYEMGFCKGIENYSRHFSGRGPGDPPPTLIDYLPKNALMFIDESHVTVPQVGAMYKGDAARKANLVEYGFRLPSAADNRPLKFHEFEKLMPQTVFVSATPAVYEKEHAGQVVEQVVRPTGLVDPQIEIRPVATQVDDLLSEIRDRMERGERVLVTTLTKRMAEQLADYYTEHGIKVRYLHSDIDTVERVEIIRDLRLGMFDVLIGINLLREGLDIPEVSLVAILDADKEGFLRSERSLIQTIGRAARNLNGRALLYADRITDSMKKAMDETERRRAKQMAFNAEHGIVPKGVEKKIKDIIDGVYSVEAERKKLVDEAAVAMMDEKTLAKEIKRLEKEMMEAARNLEFEKAARIRDELKQLKEKAWLSEL, from the coding sequence ATGCTGCTGACTTTTCCCGATAGCCCGTTCCAACTGAACCAGCCGTTCCCGCCGGCCGGCGACCAGCCCGCCGCCATCGCGCAACTGGTGGAGGGCTTGTCCGATGGCCTGTCCTACCAGACGCTGCTGGGCGTGACCGGTTCCGGCAAGACCTACACCATGGCCAACGTCATCGCCCAGACCGGGCGGCCGGCCATCATCATGGCGCACAACAAGACGCTGGCGGCCCAGCTCTACAGCGAGATGCGCGAATTCTTCCCGCACAACGCGGTGGAGTATTTCGTCTCTTACTACGACTATTACCAGCCGGAAGCCTACGTTCCCAGCCGCGACTTGTTCATCGAGAAAGACTCCAGCATCAACGAGCACATCGAGCAGATGCGCCTGTCGGCCACCAAGTCGATATTGGAACGTCCCGACTGCATCATCGTGGCGACGGTGTCGGCGATCTATGGCATCGGCGACCCGTCCGACTACCACCAGATGATTCTGCATCTGAAGGAAGGCGAAACCACGCCGCAGCGCGATATCATCAGCCGCCTCACCACCATGCAGTACAGCCGCAACGACATGGACTTCGGCCGCGGCACTTTCCGCGTGCGCGGCGACGTGATCGACATCTACCCGGCGGAAAGCAGCGACACCGCGCTGCGCGTCAGCCTGTTCGACGACGAAGTGGAAACGCTGACCCTGTTCGATCCCTTGACCGGCACGACCAAGCAGCGCGTCGGCCGCTTCACCGTATTCCCGTCCAGCCACTACGTGACGCCGCGCGACACCGTGCTGCGCGCTTGCGAGCAGATCAAGGACGAGCTGCGCAGCCGCGTAGAGTGGTATCAGAAAGAGGGCAAGCTGGTGGAGGCGCAGCGCATCGAGCAGCGCACCCGCTTCGACCTGGAAATGCTGTACGAGATGGGCTTCTGCAAGGGCATCGAAAACTATTCGCGCCACTTTTCCGGCCGCGGCCCCGGCGATCCGCCGCCGACGCTGATCGACTATCTGCCCAAGAACGCGCTGATGTTCATCGACGAGAGCCACGTCACCGTGCCGCAGGTGGGCGCGATGTACAAGGGCGACGCGGCGCGCAAGGCCAATCTGGTGGAGTACGGTTTCCGCCTGCCGTCCGCCGCCGACAACCGGCCGCTGAAATTCCATGAATTTGAAAAGCTGATGCCGCAGACTGTGTTCGTCTCCGCCACGCCGGCGGTGTACGAGAAGGAGCATGCCGGCCAGGTGGTGGAGCAGGTGGTGCGGCCGACCGGCCTGGTGGACCCGCAGATCGAGATCCGTCCGGTGGCGACGCAGGTGGACGACTTGCTGTCCGAAATCCGCGACCGCATGGAACGCGGCGAGCGGGTGCTGGTCACCACGCTGACCAAGCGCATGGCCGAGCAATTGGCCGATTACTACACCGAGCACGGCATCAAGGTGCGCTATCTGCACAGCGACATCGATACCGTGGAGCGGGTGGAAATCATCCGCGACCTGCGCCTCGGCATGTTCGACGTGCTGATCGGCATCAACCTGCTGCGCGAAGGCCTGGACATTCCCGAGGTGAGCCTGGTGGCGATCCTGGATGCTGATAAAGAGGGTTTCCTGCGCAGCGAGCGCAGCCTGATCCAGACCATAGGCCGCGCGGCGCGGAACCTGAACGGCCGTGCGCTGCTCTACGCTGACCGCATCACCGACTCCATGAAGAAGGCGATGGACGAGACCGAGCGCCGCCGCGCCAAACAGATGGCGTTCAACGCGGAGCACGGCATTGTGCCCAAGGGCGTGGAGAAGAAGATCAAGGACATCATCGACGGCGTCTACAGCGTGGAGGCCGAACGCAAGAAGCTGGTGGACGAGGCCGCGGTGGCGATGATGGACGAGAAGACGCTGGCCAAGGAGATCAAGCGCCTGGAGAAGGAGATGATGGAGGCGGCGCGCAATCTGGAATTCGAAAAGGCCGCGCGCATCCGCGACGAGCTGAAGCAACTGAAGGAAAAGGCCTGGCTCAGCGAGCTATAA
- a CDS encoding helix-turn-helix transcriptional regulator: MMDLALRECRIEAGEIRARLPQRIRRVPVFLPALCRVRHGVKRMWLGERAMSAGPAQLVLLPAGSELDIANLPDARGYLADLVVLPPELVDHFRQRHGPLLLRQNDDGQLCPSMDDTVSHAWQLLMNSLRGDAPPEMRQHHAEGVLLALALAGQAGPMLQEPADQLAQRVRQLLMLDPAAPWSVEAAARRLKLGASTLRRHLAEEGSGFQRLLEEVRMGQALQSLQSSARPISDIAAASGYASPSRFAARFRQRYGLTPSELRRTL; this comes from the coding sequence ATGATGGACCTCGCCCTGCGCGAATGCCGCATCGAAGCCGGCGAAATCCGCGCCCGCCTGCCCCAGCGCATCCGGCGGGTGCCGGTCTTCCTGCCGGCGCTATGCCGCGTGCGCCATGGCGTCAAGCGCATGTGGCTGGGCGAGCGGGCCATGTCGGCCGGGCCGGCCCAGTTGGTGCTGCTGCCGGCCGGCAGCGAGCTGGACATCGCCAATCTGCCCGACGCGCGCGGCTATCTGGCCGATCTCGTCGTCCTGCCGCCGGAACTGGTGGACCATTTCCGCCAGCGGCACGGACCGCTGCTGCTGCGCCAGAACGACGACGGCCAGCTCTGCCCTTCCATGGACGACACCGTCAGCCATGCCTGGCAATTGCTGATGAACAGCCTGCGCGGCGACGCGCCGCCGGAGATGCGGCAGCACCATGCGGAGGGCGTATTGCTGGCCCTGGCGCTGGCCGGCCAGGCCGGCCCCATGCTGCAGGAGCCGGCGGATCAACTGGCGCAGCGCGTCCGGCAATTGCTGATGCTGGACCCGGCCGCGCCATGGAGCGTGGAGGCGGCGGCGCGGCGGCTCAAGCTGGGCGCCTCCACCCTGCGCCGCCATCTGGCCGAGGAAGGCAGCGGCTTTCAACGGCTGCTCGAAGAGGTGCGCATGGGGCAGGCCCTGCAAAGCCTGCAAAGCAGCGCGCGCCCCATTTCCGATATCGCCGCAGCCAGCGGCTACGCCTCGCCGTCTCGTTTCGCCGCGCGCTTCCGGCAACGCTACGGCCTGACGCCCAGCGAGCTGCGGCGGACGCTTTAA